Proteins encoded within one genomic window of Ferrimicrobium sp.:
- the glmS gene encoding glutamine--fructose-6-phosphate transaminase (isomerizing), with product MCGIVGAVGAELDLVSIFEGLRRLEYRGYDSAGVAIIHHGELEVAKASVARESMGVLADWLTAQPFTTGQVMVGHTRWPTHGAPTLANTHPHLDCTGDIAVVHNGIIENFRELRQALLERGHVFRSETDSEVIAHLLEEALRDGGRPADALGAVFSQLIGHMSIVVALRSYPGLLLGVRRTSPLLAASNAQQSFFASDAPAFLSLADQFYEVPEEVVVVLGEGVEGDGGVALATLEPLAIEWSSQDAVLDGFASYYEMELHQSPEAFYDTVSALMTLDHEAVVDQLLIDSYELRRVRKVVIIGCGTSYHAGLVGRYLVEHLARIPVEVDVASEYRYRDPILDADTLVVGISQSGESLETITALRECMASGARTIAITNVIGSQLSRVADAVLYTRAGPEISVASTKTHLAQIGALGMLAIYLGELKGVLYPEESKRRRQELLAMTELLRMTVQRQESWRAGMAEYLHRERFFFIGRNLLYPVAMEGALKMKELSYIAAEAYPAGELKHGPIAMLDEQAVVVALLGKDRLHEKMLSNLEEVRARGAKLVVVAVDGDTSPTDLADTILRVPQSDALWSPLLMVLPLQVLAGWMAQIRGYDLDKPRNLAKTVTVE from the coding sequence ATGTGTGGGATCGTTGGAGCGGTGGGGGCCGAGCTGGATCTTGTCTCGATTTTTGAGGGGCTCCGTCGGCTTGAGTACCGGGGCTACGATTCGGCTGGAGTGGCGATCATCCATCACGGTGAGCTTGAGGTGGCGAAGGCATCGGTAGCCCGTGAGTCAATGGGCGTCCTAGCGGATTGGTTGACAGCTCAGCCTTTCACTACGGGTCAGGTGATGGTGGGGCATACTCGTTGGCCGACGCATGGAGCACCGACCCTAGCGAATACGCATCCTCACCTGGACTGCACAGGGGATATCGCTGTTGTGCACAATGGCATCATCGAGAATTTTCGCGAACTGCGTCAAGCCCTGCTTGAACGGGGACACGTGTTCCGCTCTGAGACCGATTCTGAGGTGATCGCGCACCTTTTGGAGGAGGCTTTGCGCGATGGCGGGCGTCCCGCTGATGCCCTTGGCGCGGTTTTTTCGCAGCTCATTGGGCATATGTCGATCGTCGTTGCGTTGCGTTCGTATCCGGGACTCCTTCTTGGTGTGCGTCGAACGTCTCCGTTGCTCGCTGCGAGCAATGCACAGCAATCCTTTTTCGCCTCGGATGCGCCTGCCTTTCTTTCCCTTGCGGATCAGTTCTATGAAGTGCCCGAGGAGGTGGTGGTGGTCCTGGGCGAGGGAGTCGAGGGTGACGGGGGAGTGGCACTGGCGACGTTAGAGCCACTCGCGATCGAGTGGAGTTCACAGGATGCTGTGCTCGATGGCTTTGCGAGCTACTACGAGATGGAGTTGCATCAGTCGCCCGAGGCCTTCTACGATACGGTCTCAGCGTTGATGACACTTGACCATGAGGCGGTGGTCGATCAACTCTTGATCGACTCCTATGAACTTCGGCGAGTCCGCAAGGTGGTCATCATCGGATGCGGTACGAGCTATCATGCTGGACTGGTAGGCCGTTACTTGGTCGAGCATCTTGCGCGGATCCCTGTCGAGGTCGATGTCGCCTCCGAGTACCGCTACCGTGATCCAATCCTTGATGCGGATACCCTGGTGGTCGGCATCAGTCAGTCAGGAGAGTCGCTCGAGACGATCACCGCTCTGCGCGAATGTATGGCCAGTGGTGCGCGCACCATCGCTATCACCAACGTGATCGGTAGCCAGTTGAGTCGAGTCGCTGACGCCGTGCTCTACACACGGGCAGGTCCCGAGATCTCTGTTGCGTCGACGAAGACCCACCTCGCCCAGATCGGAGCGCTCGGGATGTTGGCCATCTATCTCGGCGAGTTAAAAGGTGTCCTCTACCCGGAGGAGTCCAAGCGACGCCGGCAAGAGCTCCTAGCGATGACCGAGCTCCTGCGCATGACGGTACAACGGCAAGAGAGCTGGCGTGCCGGCATGGCTGAGTATCTTCATCGGGAACGGTTCTTCTTCATCGGGCGTAACCTTCTCTATCCGGTGGCCATGGAGGGGGCATTGAAGATGAAGGAGTTGAGCTATATCGCGGCTGAGGCGTACCCTGCGGGCGAGCTCAAGCACGGCCCGATTGCGATGCTCGACGAGCAGGCAGTGGTCGTGGCGCTTCTTGGCAAGGATCGTCTTCACGAGAAGATGCTCTCCAATCTTGAGGAGGTTCGAGCGCGAGGTGCCAAGCTCGTCGTCGTGGCCGTCGATGGCGACACGAGTCCGACCGATCTCGCTGACACCATCCTCCGGGTGCCCCAATCCGATGCGCTCTGGTCACCGCTATTGATGGTCCTACCCTTGCAGGTGCTAGCTGGTTGGATGGCACAGATACGCGGATACGATCTCGATAAGCCCCGCAACCTCGCCAAGACCGTCACCGTTGAATGA